CACTCGTTCTCCGCGGAGTTCAGCCGCGATCTGCCGATCGAGGTCACGGGCAAGGTGGTGAAGGTGGAGTGGATGAACCCGCACGCGCGCTTCTACGTCGAGGCGGAGGGCGAGGACGGCGCGAAGGTCACTTGGGATTTCGAGCTGACGACGCCGAATATTCTGATGCGTCAGGGGTGGAGGCCGGACTCGCTGAAGCCCGGCGACACGGTCACGGTCAACGGGTGGCGCGCGCGCAATGCGCCGCACGTTGCGAATGCGGGCTCGGTCGTGCTCGCGAACGGGCAGAAGCTGTTTTCGGGCCGCGCGGAGGATCGGGAGAACTAGAGCGCACGGTTTACTCGTAGCGCAGCGCATGCGCGGGGTGCGTCCTCGCCGCGCGCGCGACCTGCGAGCCGACGGCCAGCAGCGCCGTCGCTGCGGCCAGCGCGCCGGCCAGCAGGAAGGGTCCCGCCCCGAGCTCCGTCCGGTAGGCGAAGGT
This genomic window from Gammaproteobacteria bacterium contains:
- a CDS encoding DUF6152 family protein; the protein is MTRQRYLAVALLAGIGGMALPTIALGHHSFSAEFSRDLPIEVTGKVVKVEWMNPHARFYVEAEGEDGAKVTWDFELTTPNILMRQGWRPDSLKPGDTVTVNGWRARNAPHVANAGSVVLANGQKLFSGRAEDREN